In Panthera leo isolate Ple1 chromosome B3, P.leo_Ple1_pat1.1, whole genome shotgun sequence, a single genomic region encodes these proteins:
- the LBHD2 gene encoding LBH domain-containing protein 2, with product MGGRASACGRRARGRAGEAGLAARSREWRPGASIQRGRTGSSNGMSAPRPAVQELSPAEEAGDPAGKAAVGAREKGPRLGQRLPSIVVESSEVGSVESGELRWPPEGALRGSAQSQLASAPSPSLPGAPGKVPDDAGSERPSCQAPAPQ from the exons ATGGGGGGCCGGGCGAGCGCGTGTGGGCGGAGAGCGCGGGGGAGGGCGGGCGAAGCGgggctggcagctcggagccgaGAGTGGCGACCCGGCGCGAGCATCCAGCGCGGGAGG ACTGGCAGCAGCAACGGCATGAGTGCCCCCCGGCCCGCTGTGCAGGAGCTCAGCCCAGCTGAGGAGGCTGGAGACCCAGCAGGGAAG GCTGCCGTGGGTGCCCGGGAGAAGGGCCCTCGGCTGGGCCAGCGACTGCCCTCGATCGTGGTGGAGTCCAGCGAGGTGGGTTCTGTGGAGAGTGGGGAGCTGCGTTGGCCCCCCGAGGGCGCCTTGAGggggtcagcccagagccagcttGCTTCTG CCCCCTCACCAAGTCTGCCGGGAGCTCCAGGGAAGGTTCCGGATGATGCTGGCAGTGAGCGACCCAGCTGCCAGGCCCCGGCCCCCCAGTGA
- the EXOC3L4 gene encoding exocyst complex component 3-like protein 4 isoform X1 — translation MSLSPTVTSWPEPHSPEESDKLQTPEQDTQQASSGDMPSTHREDTRPGLGTLRRAFSRAGRRALGQVPGEDVGLLRRSSHFLRSLRRPRDDGPAAAPGGARGPEGPSGVTDGGSRPSTTGVGPEEPGQEEGKSVADLITERQLLAAFEQLRQLETRLLAQKASGAFEQDPTGLARRAMDVCLLYDGLAAEIRAIVRETLGPGGVDAATLAELARVVRAEEEAHPVPPADGDFLLTPRRWRRHWEDAVTRSAQERVRQAGAGDAAGAAEGASGLARLLAELGGSVRRDLRKVRLQVQPAYSAAGLPAWEAYLRAFHGAVAQRLQELARDARGCEQLYVLLDWTANVYGSPDFLGAPDLTLSTEPLPPLLAPSVWARLESDYTSFLETKITSCFDSILQLEQSRWVAAEAPDVLQGLYHTPLSIDIHMLVAEHVKAAGAISAELEATTLRICARALGLFLPRFEKAFLQSEAVSEAHLGASINACEELRTSLLARFPGTFEELEKPLVAAICVFQKRLLQGLQYDVQPLFRVLCTKAWLTHDVLQPLMDKVVAFAHHLEHVAPLRAQETLQEAHRYVVREYLAQVLSPRERFRGVDRVTGSQKMGLDAQAIGNTFQGLGSEATWLGQAIPCVADILGETYKDDIGRHLETLIGSYPDIRRDHVLAILALRRLGRRRNQRLLQRAQGLLRAAAKAEGSGAAGGRVLFEEIQVPTSVDLLITCI, via the exons ATGTCGTTATCACCGACAGTGACCTCCTGGCCAGAACCGCACAGCCCTGAGGAGTCTGATAAGCTGCAGACCCCAGAGCAGGACACTCAGCAGGCAAGCAGTGGGGACATGCCCAGCACCCACCGTGAGGACACTCGGCCCGGCCTGGGCACCCTTCGGCGGGCCTTCTCCAGGGCAGGCCGGCGGGCCTTGGGCCAGGTCCCCGGGGAGGACGTTGGCCTGCTCCGACGCAGCTCCCACTTCCTGCGATCCTTACGGCGCCCCCGGGATGATGGCCCGGCTGCTGCACCAGGGGGGGCCCGCGGCCCAGAGGGGCCCTCAGGCGTCACGGATGGTGGCAGCCGGCCGTCAACcactggggtggggcctgaggaaCCAGGACAGGAGGAAG GCAAATCTGTGGCGGACCTCATCACGGAGCGGCAGCTGCTGGCGGCCTTCGAGCAGCTGCGGCAGCTGGAGACGCGGCTCCTGGCGCAGAAAGCCTCGGGCGCCTTCGAGCAGGACCCCACCGGCCTCGCTCGGCGCGCCATGGACGTGTGCCTGCTCTACGACGGGCTGGCGGCGGAGATCCGCGCCATCGTGCGCGAGACGCTGGGCCCGGGCGGCGTGGACGCGGCCACGCTCGCCGAGCTGGCCCGCGTGGTGCGCGCCGAGGAGGAGGCCCACCCGGTGCCCCCCGCCGACGGCGACTTCCTGCTCACGCCGCGCCGCTGGCGGCGGCACTGGGAGGACGCGGTGACGCGGAGCGCGCAGGAGCGCGTGCGGCAGGCGGGCGCTGGGGACGCCGCGGGGGCGGCCGAGGGCGCGTCGGGCCTGGCCCGGCTTCTGGCCGAGCTCGGCGGCTCGGTTCGCCGCGACCTGCGCAAGGTGCGGCTGCAGGTGCAGCCCGCCTACTCGGCCGCCGGCCTCCCGGCGTGGGAGGCCTACCTGCGCGCCTTCCACGGCGCGGTGGCCCAGCGCCTCCAGGAGCTCGCGCGCGACGCCCGGGGCTGCGAGCAGCTCTACGTCCTGCTGGACTGGACCGCCAATGTCTACGGCAG TCCTGACTTCCTCGGTGCCCCGGACCTGACTCTGTCCACGGAGCCGCTGCCCCCACTCCTGGCACCCAGTGTGTGGGCGCGCCTGGAGAGCGACTACACCAGCTTCCTAGAG ACCAAGATCACAAGCTGCTTCGACAGCATCCTGCAGCTGGAACAGAGCCGCTGGGTGGCCGCTGAGGCCCCCGATGTGCTCCAGGGCCTCTACCACACGCCTCTGTCCATCGACATCCACATG CTCGTGGCTGAGCATGTGAAGGCGGCCGGTGCCATCTCTGCAGAACTGGAGGCCACCACCCTGCGTATCTGCGCGCGGGCACTCGGCCTCTTTCTGCCCAG GTTTGAAAAGGCTTTTCTACAGTCGGAGGCGGTGAGCGAAGCTCATCTGGGCGCCAGCATCAACGCCTGCGAGGAGCTCAG gaCCAGTCTTCTGGCCAGGTTCCCAGGAACCTTTGAGGAGCTGGAGAAACCTCTAGTGGCCGCCATCTGTGTCTTCCAGAAGCGGCTGCTCCAAGGCTTGCAGTATGATGTGCAA ccgcTTTTCAGGGTCCTGTGTACCAAGGCCTGGCTGACACACGACGTGCTGCAGCCCCTCATGGACAAAGTGGTGGCCTTCGCCCATCACCTGGAGCACGTGGCCCCACTGCGGGCACAG GAGACTCTGCAGGAGGCACACCGATACGTGGTCCGTGAATACCTGGCACAGGTGCTGAGTCCTCGTGAGCGGTTCCGCGGTGTCGATCGCGTGACTGGCTCCCAGAAGATGGGCCTCGACGCCCAGGCCATTGGCAACACCTTCCAGGGCTTG GGCTCAGAGGCCACGTGGCTGGGCCAGGCTATCCCATGCGTCGCTGACATTCTCGGCGAGACTTACAAGGACGACATCGGGCGGCACCTGGAGACACTCATCGGGAGCTACCCAGACATCAG GCGCGACCACGTGCTGGCCATTCTGGCGCTGCGCAGACTGGGCCGCCGTCGGAACCAGCGCCTCTTGCAGCGTGCCCAGGGCCTGCTGAGGGCTGCGGCCAAGGCAGAGGGCTCTGGGGCTGCTGGCGGCCGTGTGCTCTTCGAGGAGATCCAAGTGCCTACCTCCGTGGACCTGCTGATCACCTGCATCTAA
- the EXOC3L4 gene encoding exocyst complex component 3-like protein 4 isoform X2, with the protein MPSTHREDTRPGLGTLRRAFSRAGRRALGQVPGEDVGLLRRSSHFLRSLRRPRDDGPAAAPGGARGPEGPSGVTDGGSRPSTTGVGPEEPGQEEGKSVADLITERQLLAAFEQLRQLETRLLAQKASGAFEQDPTGLARRAMDVCLLYDGLAAEIRAIVRETLGPGGVDAATLAELARVVRAEEEAHPVPPADGDFLLTPRRWRRHWEDAVTRSAQERVRQAGAGDAAGAAEGASGLARLLAELGGSVRRDLRKVRLQVQPAYSAAGLPAWEAYLRAFHGAVAQRLQELARDARGCEQLYVLLDWTANVYGSPDFLGAPDLTLSTEPLPPLLAPSVWARLESDYTSFLETKITSCFDSILQLEQSRWVAAEAPDVLQGLYHTPLSIDIHMLVAEHVKAAGAISAELEATTLRICARALGLFLPRFEKAFLQSEAVSEAHLGASINACEELRTSLLARFPGTFEELEKPLVAAICVFQKRLLQGLQYDVQPLFRVLCTKAWLTHDVLQPLMDKVVAFAHHLEHVAPLRAQETLQEAHRYVVREYLAQVLSPRERFRGVDRVTGSQKMGLDAQAIGNTFQGLGSEATWLGQAIPCVADILGETYKDDIGRHLETLIGSYPDIRRDHVLAILALRRLGRRRNQRLLQRAQGLLRAAAKAEGSGAAGGRVLFEEIQVPTSVDLLITCI; encoded by the exons ATGCCCAGCACCCACCGTGAGGACACTCGGCCCGGCCTGGGCACCCTTCGGCGGGCCTTCTCCAGGGCAGGCCGGCGGGCCTTGGGCCAGGTCCCCGGGGAGGACGTTGGCCTGCTCCGACGCAGCTCCCACTTCCTGCGATCCTTACGGCGCCCCCGGGATGATGGCCCGGCTGCTGCACCAGGGGGGGCCCGCGGCCCAGAGGGGCCCTCAGGCGTCACGGATGGTGGCAGCCGGCCGTCAACcactggggtggggcctgaggaaCCAGGACAGGAGGAAG GCAAATCTGTGGCGGACCTCATCACGGAGCGGCAGCTGCTGGCGGCCTTCGAGCAGCTGCGGCAGCTGGAGACGCGGCTCCTGGCGCAGAAAGCCTCGGGCGCCTTCGAGCAGGACCCCACCGGCCTCGCTCGGCGCGCCATGGACGTGTGCCTGCTCTACGACGGGCTGGCGGCGGAGATCCGCGCCATCGTGCGCGAGACGCTGGGCCCGGGCGGCGTGGACGCGGCCACGCTCGCCGAGCTGGCCCGCGTGGTGCGCGCCGAGGAGGAGGCCCACCCGGTGCCCCCCGCCGACGGCGACTTCCTGCTCACGCCGCGCCGCTGGCGGCGGCACTGGGAGGACGCGGTGACGCGGAGCGCGCAGGAGCGCGTGCGGCAGGCGGGCGCTGGGGACGCCGCGGGGGCGGCCGAGGGCGCGTCGGGCCTGGCCCGGCTTCTGGCCGAGCTCGGCGGCTCGGTTCGCCGCGACCTGCGCAAGGTGCGGCTGCAGGTGCAGCCCGCCTACTCGGCCGCCGGCCTCCCGGCGTGGGAGGCCTACCTGCGCGCCTTCCACGGCGCGGTGGCCCAGCGCCTCCAGGAGCTCGCGCGCGACGCCCGGGGCTGCGAGCAGCTCTACGTCCTGCTGGACTGGACCGCCAATGTCTACGGCAG TCCTGACTTCCTCGGTGCCCCGGACCTGACTCTGTCCACGGAGCCGCTGCCCCCACTCCTGGCACCCAGTGTGTGGGCGCGCCTGGAGAGCGACTACACCAGCTTCCTAGAG ACCAAGATCACAAGCTGCTTCGACAGCATCCTGCAGCTGGAACAGAGCCGCTGGGTGGCCGCTGAGGCCCCCGATGTGCTCCAGGGCCTCTACCACACGCCTCTGTCCATCGACATCCACATG CTCGTGGCTGAGCATGTGAAGGCGGCCGGTGCCATCTCTGCAGAACTGGAGGCCACCACCCTGCGTATCTGCGCGCGGGCACTCGGCCTCTTTCTGCCCAG GTTTGAAAAGGCTTTTCTACAGTCGGAGGCGGTGAGCGAAGCTCATCTGGGCGCCAGCATCAACGCCTGCGAGGAGCTCAG gaCCAGTCTTCTGGCCAGGTTCCCAGGAACCTTTGAGGAGCTGGAGAAACCTCTAGTGGCCGCCATCTGTGTCTTCCAGAAGCGGCTGCTCCAAGGCTTGCAGTATGATGTGCAA ccgcTTTTCAGGGTCCTGTGTACCAAGGCCTGGCTGACACACGACGTGCTGCAGCCCCTCATGGACAAAGTGGTGGCCTTCGCCCATCACCTGGAGCACGTGGCCCCACTGCGGGCACAG GAGACTCTGCAGGAGGCACACCGATACGTGGTCCGTGAATACCTGGCACAGGTGCTGAGTCCTCGTGAGCGGTTCCGCGGTGTCGATCGCGTGACTGGCTCCCAGAAGATGGGCCTCGACGCCCAGGCCATTGGCAACACCTTCCAGGGCTTG GGCTCAGAGGCCACGTGGCTGGGCCAGGCTATCCCATGCGTCGCTGACATTCTCGGCGAGACTTACAAGGACGACATCGGGCGGCACCTGGAGACACTCATCGGGAGCTACCCAGACATCAG GCGCGACCACGTGCTGGCCATTCTGGCGCTGCGCAGACTGGGCCGCCGTCGGAACCAGCGCCTCTTGCAGCGTGCCCAGGGCCTGCTGAGGGCTGCGGCCAAGGCAGAGGGCTCTGGGGCTGCTGGCGGCCGTGTGCTCTTCGAGGAGATCCAAGTGCCTACCTCCGTGGACCTGCTGATCACCTGCATCTAA